The genomic region TGACTTTTGTTTAATTTCAAGACTTTATATTTTATAAAAAAAGCGTACCTTCTTTAACGAAAATACACTTTTCCTATGAGTTCTAAGCTCCTAAAGCGTTAATTATGCTTTTTAATTAAGGAGCGGTTCTGTTAACGGTTATAGAGTTGGAAAGAGCAAAACACCCTTCGAGATCGTTTGCATTCATTCCCATTTCTGCGCCCACTAATTCATCTTCAAAACGCAAATACCAAATAAGGCACACACCTACTCCAGCTCCATCAAAATCTACACCTTCCACGGCTTCTAGAGTTGGGGGAAGTCCTAAAATATTCCCAGCATCATCGGTAATTACCCAAGTACTATTGGTTCCAGAGGCATTACTATCGTCTAAAGTTATACCACTAACCATGTCTGGAGTTCCGTCGATCGTAAAATTGAATGGTCCACCAGAAATGGTACCAGCCATTGGTTGGTTTCTTGTAACTTCTATGGAATTGGATAAAGCAAAGTTCCCTGTAATATCGGAAGCATTGTTACCTACTTCCGCCCCTTCAATCTCTCCTTCCCAACGTGCATACCAGATTAGGCAAACACCTGCTCCAGCTCCGTCGAAATCTACACCTTCCAAAGCTTCCATTGTTGGTGGAAGACCAAGTATTTTACCCATGTCATCAGTAACTACCCAGGTGCTATTGGATCCGGTAGCATCAGAATCGTCTAAAGTTATACCAGATACCATATCAGCAGTTCCATCCACACAAAAAGTAAACGGTCCTCCGGCAATGGTTCCGGCATTGGCACCTTCAATCCTATCTACAGTTATCGAATTGGATAGAGCAAAACACCCTTCCAAATCGCTAGCATTCATACCAGTTTCCAGCCCTTCTATGCCTTCTTCATAACGCAAGTACCAAATAAGGCAAGTACCAACTCCAGCACCATCAAAATCCACCCCTTCCAAGGCTTCCATTGTTGGAGGCAAGCCTAAAATATTACCTTGATCGTCGGTTATTACCCATGTACTCAAAGATCCCTTGGCATCTGTATCGTCTAAAGTTATACCCGATAACATATCTGGCATTCCATTGATATAAAATTCAAAAGGACCTCCAGAAATTTCTCCACCCATGGTTTCTGTCCTAACAACTTCAAGTGAGTTAGAAAGGTCGAATACCCCTTCGAGTTCAGTGGCGTTCATCCCCACTTCCAATCCGCTTAAACCATCTTCGTATCTAATGTACCAAATAAGGCAAACACCCTCACCAGCATCGTCAAAATTAACTCCTTCCAGAGCTTCCATTGTTGGAGGCAGGCCTAAAATGTTAGCTTCTGCATCGGTTATTATCCATGAGCTGTTACTTCCAACAGCTTCTGTATCGTCTAAACTTATACCACTGACCATATCTGGGGTGCCATCTACACAGAAGGCAAAAGGTCCTCCGGAAATCATCCCGGCATTGGGAACCATCATTTCTGTTCCGTCGTCGTCATCGCTGCAGGATACCAGAAAAAATCCCATAGCAACAAGTGCGAATAATACTTTTTTAATCATAACTTTTTATTTTTAATTGTTGATGTACCTAAAGTTAGAGAACAACAATTTCAATTAGTGTTAGCTAGCTAACACTTGCTGATTTTTATAAAAAATTATTTCTTTTCGATAGTAATTAAGGATGTTTTGCTCTTTGAGCTCGTTGAACAAGCAATTTAATGTCGGCCTTGAAGTACCCAAAAGACTGGCCATATCTTTTTGAGTGTAAGGATGTTTTATAATAAGATTTCCAGATTTTTTACAATCGTAACCGTACTCCAAGGAAAGTTCCTTTAGAAATTCCAGCAACCGGGTCTTGGCATCCTTAAAAAGTAAAATGGAGAGCCGGCGTTCTATTTTTTTAAAGCGTAACCCTATAAATTTATGAATTTTCAAACTGAAACTTTTGTTTTCCTGCATCAAATCGTGGATGGTCTCTACCGTTAAAATACAAATGGAAGCGTCACTCAAGGCAAGGGCAAATTCGTTTCTGGACTCTTCGCCAATAATGGCTTTTTCCCCAAAAACATCCCCTTTTCCGTGGATACTCTTTACGATTTCCCGCCCATCCTCGGTGTAATATCCAATTTTTACTTTTCCCGTTTCTATAAGAAAGATTTTATTGCTATGATCTTTTTCAAAATAAATATATTCGTCTTTAGAATATTGCTGAAAAGAGTGTTTCTGCTTGTATCCATCAAATTTATGCGGACACAATAAATTGAAGAGGTTTACGTCTATTAAAGACCAAGTACAAGCCATGGTTGGAATGGTTTTAAGTTGTTAGGTTTATTCTATGTCGCTAACTATTTGAAATACTTACAGATGTATTTCATTTTTTATGCTGAAGGGATTTTAAAGGAAGTGTATTAAAGCGAATTGAAAAGTGACAAAGCCTGACTTTTTACATTATTAACTGTTTTAAGTTTTAAACAAAAAAAGCTCCCGATTTCTCGAGAGCTTTACATCTATTAATTTAACGCTTTACGCGTTTTGTTTTTTAATAAGGTTTAATGCCGATCCTTCATTGTACCATGCAATTTGAGAATCGTTGTAAGAATGATTCAACTTGATTACATCTTTAGAACCGTCTGCATGAACCACTTCTACCGTTAACGGCTTATCTGGTGCAAATTCGTTTAAATCTAAGAAGTTGAAAGTATCGTCTTCCTGAATTAAATCGTAGTCGTTTTCATTGGCGAACGTTAATCCCAACATCCCTTGTTTTTTAAGGTTTGTTTCGTGGATACGCGCAAAAGATTTTACAATTACCGCCGCAACACCTAAATGTCTTGGCTCCATAGCAGCGTGCTCACGCGAAGAACCTTCTCCATAATTATGGTCTCCCACTACTACAGAGTAAATCCCTTTGGCTTTGTAATCTCTTGCTACATCTGGAACTCCACCGTACTCGCCTGTCAATTGATTTTTAACAAAATTGGTTTTCTTACCAAATGCGTTTACGGCACCAATAAGCATATTGTTGGAAATATTATCTAAGTGACCACGGTAACGTAACCAAGGTCCAGCCATAGAAATATGGTCTGTTGTACATTTTCCAAATGCCTTTATCAAAAGTTTTGCACCTTTTATCTCGCTTCCGATAGGCTCAAATGGTGTTAATAACTGTAATCTTTCAGAAGTAGGACTCACCTTTACCTCTACGCTACTACCATCTTCACGCGGTTCTACGTAACCAGCATCTTCCACAGCAAAACCTTCTGGTGGCAATTCTATACCTCTTGGCTCGTCTAATTTAACTTCTTCACCATCTTCATTCAGCAAAGTATCCTTCATCGGATCAAAATCCAAACGTCCTGAAATCGCAATCGCCGCCACCATTTCTGGAGAACCAACAAAGGCGTGGGTATTTGGGTTTCCATCGGCACGTTTTGAGAAGTTTCTGTTGAAAGAGTGAACAATAGTGTTCTTTTCATCTCCTTTCACATCGCTTCTATCCCACTGACCGATACATGGACCACATGCATTGGTGAAAATTGTAGCATCCAGATCTTCAAAAATCTTTAGAATTCCGTCACGATCTGCTGTATATCTAATTTGTTCTGAACCTGGGTTTATCCCGAAGTCAGATTTAGGTTTAATCTTTTTATCTACAGCTTGTTTTGCGATGGAGGCTGCTCTTGTTAAATCTTCATACGAAGAGTTGGTGCAAGAACCTATAAGTCCCCAATCCACTTTAATTGGCCATCCATTTTCCTTAGCCTTTACACCTAGCTCCCCTACCGGAGTAGCCAAATCTGGAGTAAAAGGACCATTTAAATGAGGTCTTAATTCATCTAGGTTAATTTCGATTACTTCATCGAAATACTGTTCTGGATTAGCGTATACTTCGTCATCTCCCGTTAAATATTCACGAATTTCGTTCGCAGCATCTGCAACATCTGCCCTATCGGTAGAGCGCAGGTAACGCTCCATAGAATCGTCATACCCAAAAGTAGAAGTTGTCGCTCCAACTTCAGCACCCATGTTACAAATGGTACCTTTACCAGTACAGGATAAGTTTTTGGCACCTTCTCCAAAATACTCGATAATAGCACCTGTACCTCCTTTAACCGTTAGAATTCCAGCTACTTTAAGAATTACGTCTTTCGCAGAAGTCCAGCCATTTAAGCTTCCAGTTAATTTAACACCTATAAGTTTTGGAAATTTTAGTTCCCAAGCCATTCCAGCCATTACATCCACTGCATCTGCTCCACCAACACCAATAGCAACCATTCCAAGTCCACCAGCGTTAACGGTGTGGGAATCTGTCCCTATCATCATTCCACCAGGGAATGCATAATTTTCCAATACCACTTGGTGAATAATACCAGCTCCTGGTTTCCAGAAACCTATTCCATATTTATTTGATACTGATCCAAGAAAATCGAATACTTCATTACTTGTCTCATTAGCACGTTGTAAATCTTTTGCGGCTCCTTGCTTTGCCTGTATTAAGTGATCGCAATGTACGGTGGTTGGTACTGCAACTTTAGGCTTTCCAGCCTGCATGAATTGTAAAAGTGCCATTTGCGCTGTTGCATCTTGGCAAGCAATTCTATCTGGTGCAAAATCAACATAATCTTTACCTCTTGTAAATGCTTTGGTTGGATTACCGTCCCAAAGGTGAGAATAAAGTATTTTTTCCGATAAGGTGAGCGGCTTACCAGTAAGCTCACGAGCTTTGTCTACTCGCTCTGCCATAGTAGCATACACCTTCTTAATCATATCAATATCAAAAGCCATATTATTTTGTATATTATTAAATTTGAAAGTCCTGCGAAAATACGAAAAACCCTAGAGTTATTAAAGTTTTTAAGAAAACATTCAGTAGGGTTCTAAATTTTAAAAATAATTCAGTAAAAAATTATTTTCAGGCTCTTTTGAATAAAATTAAATAATCATTTTTAAGATATCCCTAATTTTGAAGTGTATTAAAAACAGAATTTTAAACTCCGGTGTACTTTGATTATCAAAGTCGTACTATTTTGTTAAAAAGAAGGGGATTTAAAATGAAGATTACTTTCTTTTTTAATTGGTTTTACAGCACTTAATTCAAGCCAATGGTTTCTTGCAGGTAATAGTTATTAACTTATTGAATTTCCCAAAAACTGTTGATGTAAATAAGTTTCAACTACACTCAACCTTACATTAACTGCATTCGATCTGAAATAGAAAAAGAATAAACGAATTAAAATAGAGAAGTAATAATATTTTCAATGGAAACACCTTCTGCATCCGCCTTGTAATTTTTAAGAACCCTGTGTCTTAAAATTCCATTGGCCACCGCTTGCACATCTTCCATATCTGGAGAGAATTTCCCATGGACAATAGCATGGGATTTTGCGGCTAAAATAAGGTTTTGAGAAGCTCGTGGCCCTGCACCCCAATCTACGTATTGATTAACGGTATCTGTAGCCAAATTACTTCCTGGTCGTGTTTTACCCACCAACTTTACTGCATATTCCACCACATTATCTGCCACGGGAACACGCCGTATTAAATGCTGAATTTCAACGATTTCTTCTGCGGTAAATAAAGAATTGATAGTTACGTTATCGTCGGTAGTGGTTGCTTTTACAACAGCAACTTCTTCTTCAAAAGAAGGGTAATCCAAATTTATGGCAAACATAAACCTATCCAATTGCGCTTCGGGAAGTGGGTAGGTACCCTCCTGTTCAATTGGGTTCTGGGTGGCGAGCACAAAATAGGGTAAATTAAGTTTATAATGCTCCCCAGCTACCGTTACCGCTCTCTCTTGCATTGCCTCCAGTAAGGCCGATTGTGTTTTTGGTGGTGTTCGGTTAATCTCATCCGCTAGAATAATATTAGAAAAAACAGGACCTTTTAAAAATTTAAACTCCCGGTTTTTATCCAAAATCTCACTTCCTAAAATATCACTAGGCATTAAATCTGGCGTAAACTGTATTCTTTTAAAGTCCAACCCCAATGCCGTTGCTATGGTATTTACCATTAAGGTCTTTGCCAGGCCCGGAACACCAATTAATAAAGCATGACCACCAGAATAAATAGCCAATAAAATTTCGTCTATTACCTGTTCCTGCCCAATGATTACTTTGGCAATTTCTTTTTTTAAAGCAAGATGTTTTTTTCCTAAATTTTCTACAGCGGTGACGTCAGACATAGAGGTGTATTATTTTTTTGTCCAGTTATTGGCAAAATCACAATCTTTACTATCTGGAGCAACATTTATATAAGTGTCCTCAATCTTTTCTTCCATCCACTCTCCTATTTCCTTAAATTGTTTCTCTTTTAAAGCCAATTCTTTAATTTTTACATAGTCTTGGGAGTAATCTGCTTTATGGGATTTATATCTTTTTATAACCTTTAAAAGTTTATACTGAATTCCGGTACGGGTTTCTTCCATTAAAGGCTGCGAAATTTCATCCCCATCCAACGGACTTATCTGGCTGTAAAGCATAGGGTCCATTTTGGTAAGTTCGAACTTGGTATCGAAGGTTTGTGGGTTTCTTAAAACGCCACCATCGAAACGGGTTTCTTTTTCATCTGAAAAATTACGTGCGGCTTCAGAAAAGGTAAATTTTCCTTCCATTATTTTAGAGCGGATACTATCCAGTTCTTCCTTGGTTTCTTGAATAGCCTTGTCGGAAATCTCTGGACGCAGTAAAATATGACGTACATCGCGCTCTTGACCCCGAATTTTTTCAACATACAAAATATGGTATCCATATTCAGACTTAAAAGGTTCTGATATTTCCCCTTGCTTTAAACTGAAGGCTGCATCTTTAAATTCCTGAACAAACCCTGATTTTTTAGTAATCTTATAAACCCCACCATTCTGTGACTTACCAGGATCTTCAGAATACAAGGTTTGCTTAATTGCAAAACTGGAACCATTTTCTTCTACATCCCTTTTGTATTCCTCTAATTTATTGATGGTTTTCTCGACCTCTTCTTTTGAAGGTTCTGGTATTTTAACGATCTGTGCTATTTCCACCTCATCACCAAAAACAGGACGCTCGTCTTCTGGTATATTGGTGTACCACTGGCGCACCTCTTCTGGAGTTATTTCTATGCCTTCCACTACTTTCGCTTGCATTCGTTGCGATAGCTGCTGGGATTTTACTACATTAAATAATTCTTCACGAAAACTTTGTTCATCTTCTTTTCCGTAGAAAGCAATTAATTTTTCCATCGAGCCTATCTGGGGCTGAGAAAGTAAAAATTCAATTTGCCTATCTACAGTACTGTTTATCTCCCCATCGGAAACCACGATACTATCTTGTATAGCCTGGTGAGCGTATAATTTGTCTTCCATAAGTTTCCCAAGCACTTGGCAACGGGAGATATTGGCTGTAGAAACCCCTTGGGATTTCATATCTAAAAAACTCTTATCAATATCTGACTCTAGGATTACATAATCTCCAACCACCGAAGCAACACCATCTATTTTTTCACGAGTGGTATCTGCGGGAATGCTATCCTGCTTAACAGCTGCTGCTTCCCCAACATTGGTAGTATCGTTGCTCGCCATATCGTCTGTAGCAACAATAGAAGTGGTAGCCACAGAAGTTGTATCTATGGTCGTTTCTTGAGCAAAAATTGGCGTGGCTGCCAACATCAACATACAACCCGCAACATATAATACTTTATTCATTTCCATTCTTTTTTTCAATATTCTTTTGTTTGTTATATACTTCAAACTCTTTCTTTCGTGTGGCTTCATCTAAAAGATCTTTTTCCAGATTTTTTATGAAC from Galbibacter sp. BG1 harbors:
- a CDS encoding peptidylprolyl isomerase — encoded protein: MNKVLYVAGCMLMLAATPIFAQETTIDTTSVATTSIVATDDMASNDTTNVGEAAAVKQDSIPADTTREKIDGVASVVGDYVILESDIDKSFLDMKSQGVSTANISRCQVLGKLMEDKLYAHQAIQDSIVVSDGEINSTVDRQIEFLLSQPQIGSMEKLIAFYGKEDEQSFREELFNVVKSQQLSQRMQAKVVEGIEITPEEVRQWYTNIPEDERPVFGDEVEIAQIVKIPEPSKEEVEKTINKLEEYKRDVEENGSSFAIKQTLYSEDPGKSQNGGVYKITKKSGFVQEFKDAAFSLKQGEISEPFKSEYGYHILYVEKIRGQERDVRHILLRPEISDKAIQETKEELDSIRSKIMEGKFTFSEAARNFSDEKETRFDGGVLRNPQTFDTKFELTKMDPMLYSQISPLDGDEISQPLMEETRTGIQYKLLKVIKRYKSHKADYSQDYVKIKELALKEKQFKEIGEWMEEKIEDTYINVAPDSKDCDFANNWTKK
- a CDS encoding aconitate hydratase; the encoded protein is MAFDIDMIKKVYATMAERVDKARELTGKPLTLSEKILYSHLWDGNPTKAFTRGKDYVDFAPDRIACQDATAQMALLQFMQAGKPKVAVPTTVHCDHLIQAKQGAAKDLQRANETSNEVFDFLGSVSNKYGIGFWKPGAGIIHQVVLENYAFPGGMMIGTDSHTVNAGGLGMVAIGVGGADAVDVMAGMAWELKFPKLIGVKLTGSLNGWTSAKDVILKVAGILTVKGGTGAIIEYFGEGAKNLSCTGKGTICNMGAEVGATTSTFGYDDSMERYLRSTDRADVADAANEIREYLTGDDEVYANPEQYFDEVIEINLDELRPHLNGPFTPDLATPVGELGVKAKENGWPIKVDWGLIGSCTNSSYEDLTRAASIAKQAVDKKIKPKSDFGINPGSEQIRYTADRDGILKIFEDLDATIFTNACGPCIGQWDRSDVKGDEKNTIVHSFNRNFSKRADGNPNTHAFVGSPEMVAAIAISGRLDFDPMKDTLLNEDGEEVKLDEPRGIELPPEGFAVEDAGYVEPREDGSSVEVKVSPTSERLQLLTPFEPIGSEIKGAKLLIKAFGKCTTDHISMAGPWLRYRGHLDNISNNMLIGAVNAFGKKTNFVKNQLTGEYGGVPDVARDYKAKGIYSVVVGDHNYGEGSSREHAAMEPRHLGVAAVIVKSFARIHETNLKKQGMLGLTFANENDYDLIQEDDTFNFLDLNEFAPDKPLTVEVVHADGSKDVIKLNHSYNDSQIAWYNEGSALNLIKKQNA
- a CDS encoding Crp/Fnr family transcriptional regulator, yielding MACTWSLIDVNLFNLLCPHKFDGYKQKHSFQQYSKDEYIYFEKDHSNKIFLIETGKVKIGYYTEDGREIVKSIHGKGDVFGEKAIIGEESRNEFALALSDASICILTVETIHDLMQENKSFSLKIHKFIGLRFKKIERRLSILLFKDAKTRLLEFLKELSLEYGYDCKKSGNLIIKHPYTQKDMASLLGTSRPTLNCLFNELKEQNILNYYRKEIIFYKNQQVLAS
- a CDS encoding AAA family ATPase; translated protein: MSDVTAVENLGKKHLALKKEIAKVIIGQEQVIDEILLAIYSGGHALLIGVPGLAKTLMVNTIATALGLDFKRIQFTPDLMPSDILGSEILDKNREFKFLKGPVFSNIILADEINRTPPKTQSALLEAMQERAVTVAGEHYKLNLPYFVLATQNPIEQEGTYPLPEAQLDRFMFAINLDYPSFEEEVAVVKATTTDDNVTINSLFTAEEIVEIQHLIRRVPVADNVVEYAVKLVGKTRPGSNLATDTVNQYVDWGAGPRASQNLILAAKSHAIVHGKFSPDMEDVQAVANGILRHRVLKNYKADAEGVSIENIITSLF